The Candidatus Bathyarchaeota archaeon genomic sequence TGAAATCTTTTATAAGTTGAAAGAAAAAGCGGAAAAAATTTAAAAAGTTAAAGTTTCTCACCAATGAGGTAACATTCAATGCTGAAGCATTATTAAATCACGATCAAATCACACTTCACAGTGAAAACCGCGAAAGTTGCTAATTATCACGTGTGATCTCATGTGATGAGTGATATCACAAAATTAATGAAGTATACAAAAGCATTCTTTGAAAAATAACTGAAAACCAGCCAGCAAATTCCAATAAACAGCAAGGCAAGAAGTGGGAAGTGTAACCAAGTTGTTATCCGAATAAGCAGGAGACATACCAAATGTGATTAGTTAAGGAAATAACTAATGAGTATGATCTTTAACAAGCACATCAAGTGTTTAAAGTATTTTGGGGGAATTAACAAAATTTTGAATTTTCATTAGCTAAATCGGAAAAACAGCACATCTCGTGAAATTTTGAGATTTAGGGCGTACAGTCCGATCAAAATGCGTCTATAGGATGCGCTTAAGAGTATTTTATTCTCCAACAAATTTTAATATCCCGTATACAAAATTGTATCCATTTAAGCAAATGCATCTGGGAGCAAAATGAGGCTAAAAGAGACGATGCACGAATTACTTAAAAAATCTTTTGAAGACCCCATTGTAAAAATACTGGTAAAAAATAGCCATTTAACAAAAATACAGCTTGAAACATTGTTAATAGATGTTTTAGCTGAAAATTTATTAGGTAAACCTTTAAAATATGATGAAAAAGCTAGATTACGTTTAACAAAGGCTAAAATAAGCCGCGGTGCTTTTAACAGGACATTAAAACAAGCTAAAGAAAACGTCATAAAGTCCATATACACAGTCTTGCTTCTGGGATACTTAGGGATTTTTGAAACCACAACTTTGAGCGCATATATTGAAGTGGCGAACAAACTACAAGAGTACATAGAATCCCATAAAACAATGGCAAGCAAAAACTTACAACTTGAGGAACAATTGAAGTTTCTAAAAATTCTGAAAGAGGAACTTGAAATGAGTTTAGAGCGACTTTCTGAACCATCAAAAGGATTCATGTGATGTCACGAATCACGAAGCTCAACGTAAACGTTAGTGATTGGGAAAATACCCAAAAATGAAGGTGCTTTGGATTTGTGTGATGTGTGACATCATAGTAACTGAACATAAGCACAAGTCTTAAATGTTCTTTTTTGAAAAATGTGATGTGTGACGTAACATGTTTAGGATCACAAAGAAGTTACATTTAAGTCACAGGGGTGAATTGTGAGGTGATTAATACTGTTTTTATTATTCTTCCAGCTATCTTCTTCGCTATAACAGTAGGTTTTGCCATTGAGTATTATCGACATCTTAGCAAGGTTAAGTTAGAGTATGAAAAAGCAAAGACAACTTTTAATGACATAATTTTAAGTTTCAGTAGGGAACTTAAACGCACAATTGAAAATGTGGAAACTCTTGTTTACAAGGTAGAAGCAGCTTCGGCGAAAAGCAGCGAAGCAACCAATAGAGTCGAAGCTTTAGAGGGAAAAATCAAGGCGATAGAAAATAAAGTTAAGGAAATGTCTGGAGACTTAGATAAAGTTTTAGCTCGTTTAAATGAAGTAGAGAAGCAAACACGTGATGTTGTTACATCACAGAATGAGTTAGCCACAAAAATCTTTATGCTCGAAGAGAAAGCAAAGCAGACTCAAGCCCTTCCTGAGTTAGGGGTTGTCACGGCCATACCTATAAGGAAGGAAAGAGCACTGGCATACTTGACTGAAACGGAACTTGCAGTATTGGAAATGTTAGCAACAGAAGGGCCAAAAACAGCTCCGGAAATTAAAGAGCGAATTAAGCTCAGTAGAGAGCATACTGCAAGGTTGATGAAAAAGCTCTATGAAGAAGGCTATTTGGAAAGGGACTCAAGCAAAATACCATTTAAATATAGTGTAAAAAAGGAGATGGAAAAACTCCTAAGGAAAACCGAGGCAGAATCTACCTAATTAAAGTCGAGGCATCTTCTGTTTTACAGTAACCTGTGAAAAGTTCGGGGATACCCTATATTTTAAACGATTAGAGGCACCGGATCTTATTAACAAACCTTTATTCGCCATCCTTGAAAGATACGTGGCAACAGTGCTTAGGCCTATTGGTTGTTTAAATTCTTGCTCGTATGCCAACTGAACATCTTTTGACGAAAACCACGAAACTGGAAAGTGTTTTTGGATTACAGATAACAATTGGTCATATTTTGACGTTTCACTTAAGGGAACATACGTTTCGGAATGATTGCTGACGCCGCCCAAAAGTTCTACAAGGTCAAGCAGACGAAGGGCTTTTTCTCGAGTAATCTGTCCTTCAAAGGCTATGCTATATTTATTGCCCTCATTATCGAATATTTCAATTCGCATTTTCCTCGCTGGCATCTTTTCACAATTTAACACTTCACAAGTTATAGCTATTACGGTGAAAACTATGAAAACAAAAATAATTTTAAAAGGTAAAAATAAAGAAAAGAGGAAAATTTGCAGAATTTTTATTTCAAAAGCTTCACATCTTTTTCATTATTGATGAAAAAGAAAAAAGTCAATTTGTTTTGTATTTTCCACTTGAAACAATGGGGTGCCAATTTCGCAAGAAAGAAACAAAAATATGTCAATAAAAAGAAAAAAAGCAGAAGAAAAAAAGCAGAGATAGATAAAGTTCACACAATATTAACAAAGTTGTGAAATTAAATGAAGTAATAAAACATTGGTTTTCTGCCGGTTAAACTGAGAATGAAATAATGGACGAAGTTGAGGTAAAATTTTGAGGTAAAAACATCACCGGGAGACCCCCTTGTTTCCGTTGGAAAGTTCATAGAATTAAAGATATAAAATTGAAAAGCGAGTCAAAAATTTAGAGATTTAAAGAGTCTGTTCACTTTTTTAAACAAGAAGTTTTTAATTTCCAACTATTTTTCTAACCTTTCAGAGTATATTCCCTCTTCACAGGGAATCAGAATTTTTTATTTTTCTTTAAGAGTTCCAGTAGAAATGGTGGGGTGTCTCCCATTAATATCCGTGCACTTTTCCATTTCTTTAATTGTTTTTTCGCTATAGTCCAGTTTGTTGTATAGTATAACTTATTTTTAGTCAACTTAAGGTGAAAGCACTGTAAAGAGGAAGATCTATGAGCAATTCAAATATTCTCGATGAAGTATTCAGCAAGTTTCTTAATAATATGGGAATTTTTAAAGATCGAGAAGTTCTTCGTCACGATTACCTACCTGAGAGATTACCTCATCGTGAAGAGCAAATAAAACGTCTCGGTGAAACCGTGGCGCCTGTTTTGAAGGGTGCAAGGTGTTCTAACATTTTCGTTTATGGAAAAACTGGAACCGGCAAAACTGCCGTTACTAAATATGTCTTAACAAGATTAGAGGCAAAAGCAAAGGAATTCGGTTCTTTTGTAAGCTTTTGTTATGTTAATTGTCGTTTGGCTGGAACAGAGTATCGGGTCTTGGCAAGCCTTTGTAATAGTATTCAACTTCAAGTGCCTTTTACCGGGCTGTCTGTTGGTGAAGTATTTGAAAGGTTTAAGAATAGTTTAAACAGGGAGAAAAGAATAATGATTATAGCTCTAGACGAAGTGGATGCCTTAGTTAAATCGAGAAGCGACACCCTCTTGTATGAGTTAACTAGAATTAACGAAGCATTATCGCAAAGTAAAGTTTCTATAATTGGGATATCAAACGATTTGCGCCTTAAAGAGTTTCTTGATCCACGGGTTTTGAGCTCTCTTAGTGAGGAGGAAATCGTTTTTAGGCCGTATAATGCTAGTGAACTTAGGACAATTTTGGCTGAACGGGCGCAAATGGCTTTCCGTGAGGGTGCCTTAAATGAAGGTGCCTTAAGTCTTTGTGCAGCTTTAGCTGCGGCAGAACATGGTGACGCGCGAAGGGCTTTGGATTTGCTTAGGGTTGCAGGGGAGGTTGCGGAGCGAAACGGTGCAAAAATGGTTACTGAGGAACATGTGCGGGAGGCTGAAAAACTTATAGAACATAATCGTGTTATAGAGGCTCTTGCGAATCTTACATTACATTCAAAGCTTGTTATGTTAAGTATATTTCATTTAGTTAGGGCAAATGGTTACAAGGCGATTACTGGTGAAATATACGAAGTTTACAATGAACTTTGTGGAGAATTAGGTGTTACTCCCTTAACCCAGCGGAGAGTTAGCGCGTTAGTCAACGAGCTCGACGCCCTAGGGTTGCTGAACGCTCAAGTTACTAGTATGGGAAGGTATGGCAGGACAAAGAAAATTCGACTTGAGGTGACTCGAGGGCTTATCAGAGAAGCTTTTTCCGATGACGTTAGACTTGGGCGTCTGATTGACTATGAGCCAAAATGCCTTTCACAAAACATTCACGGCAAAAATTAAGGAAAACATTGCAGAACTATTCATCTGAAAGAAAGAACTTTTACGTCAAAAGTTTGTAAGTTCACCACCGGAACTAAACTAGTTGTGGGTACTAGGCCTAGCCTACGCATATAGTCTGTCTGCTCTTGCCAGCATCCTGAATTAACAACTAAGACACCTCGATAATTTATATAGCTGACAGTGTGGATGTGTCCGGCATGAAAGACGTCTGGAACACGTTCTATCACCAAGTAATCTTTAGTTTCGGGTGACAATGGGTTTTTTCCTCCATAAACGGGAGCTAAATGGCGGCTTTGCAAAAGCAAGGTCATTGCTTTTTCCGGGTGTGTGTAGTCCATTCCTGGAACTGTTGAAACCACGTCGTCAAGGCTTCGCCCATGATACAAAAGGACTTCAACTTTGTGAAGGCTTATAGTGCAAGGATTTCCCACAGAGTAAACACTTCTCGATTCTCTCAACGGTTCTAGAAAGGCGTCAGAAATTGGTGGTTGAGGCAGAGCTTTCCTCGAGGCATCATGGTTTCCTGGGATTATCACCACTTCAATGTAATCAGGTATTTGCTCAATAAACTCGGCAGCCAACTTATATTGTCCATAAATGTCTTTTATGGCTAACTCCTTAACCTGATTGGGGTACACTCCTATGCCATCAACAATGTCGCCGGCAATCAAAACGTATTTCACGTGACTAGCTATTTCTCGCATTTCTTTATTCCCATATTTGCCATTAAGCCACAGGACAAACCTGTTGAAGGCTTCTTTTTGAAACTTCACGCTGCCTACATGCATGTCCGATGTGAGAACGGCGTAAACTGGGAACTGAGCCTTGTTTTGAGTTTTTGGGGCTATGTCCGGCAAAATGATATCGTCAACGATAAGTAATTCTCCACGAGTTTTTGTAACACTCAAACATACAACTTGATCCAGTAGAAGCGTTCTCGCCTTATTTATGAGGTCGGTGGACGCGTTTTGTGGGACAAGCACCGTGGCGCTTGCTTGCAAATCTTCAATAGTTAGAAT encodes the following:
- a CDS encoding MarR family transcriptional regulator; this encodes MINTVFIILPAIFFAITVGFAIEYYRHLSKVKLEYEKAKTTFNDIILSFSRELKRTIENVETLVYKVEAASAKSSEATNRVEALEGKIKAIENKVKEMSGDLDKVLARLNEVEKQTRDVVTSQNELATKIFMLEEKAKQTQALPELGVVTAIPIRKERALAYLTETELAVLEMLATEGPKTAPEIKERIKLSREHTARLMKKLYEEGYLERDSSKIPFKYSVKKEMEKLLRKTEAEST
- a CDS encoding ORC1-type DNA replication protein, whose protein sequence is MSNSNILDEVFSKFLNNMGIFKDREVLRHDYLPERLPHREEQIKRLGETVAPVLKGARCSNIFVYGKTGTGKTAVTKYVLTRLEAKAKEFGSFVSFCYVNCRLAGTEYRVLASLCNSIQLQVPFTGLSVGEVFERFKNSLNREKRIMIIALDEVDALVKSRSDTLLYELTRINEALSQSKVSIIGISNDLRLKEFLDPRVLSSLSEEEIVFRPYNASELRTILAERAQMAFREGALNEGALSLCAALAAAEHGDARRALDLLRVAGEVAERNGAKMVTEEHVREAEKLIEHNRVIEALANLTLHSKLVMLSIFHLVRANGYKAITGEIYEVYNELCGELGVTPLTQRRVSALVNELDALGLLNAQVTSMGRYGRTKKIRLEVTRGLIREAFSDDVRLGRLIDYEPKCLSQNIHGKN
- a CDS encoding DNA-directed DNA polymerase II small subunit is translated as MGNKTMSNALQRLQKAVEVTIAAGYQLNKEAFDFLCMIATTEDPVELVSKALERINTLKDKPIFIGRKILEEFVEKPEPAKEEVLQPVLELIKPPLAESEQNKQIFGGKQTFRPYAKEVEADINIIDDPGSRLSSSGNMEDYLTYFRDRFKRIEKLLRQRIDVRGAASVIDALKAAPNTKLKVIGMITEKREVKQKIILTIEDLQASATVLVPQNASTDLINKARTLLLDQVVCLSVTKTRGELLIVDDIILPDIAPKTQNKAQFPVYAVLTSDMHVGSVKFQKEAFNRFVLWLNGKYGNKEMREIASHVKYVLIAGDIVDGIGVYPNQVKELAIKDIYGQYKLAAEFIEQIPDYIEVVIIPGNHDASRKALPQPPISDAFLEPLRESRSVYSVGNPCTISLHKVEVLLYHGRSLDDVVSTVPGMDYTHPEKAMTLLLQSRHLAPVYGGKNPLSPETKDYLVIERVPDVFHAGHIHTVSYINYRGVLVVNSGCWQEQTDYMRRLGLVPTTSLVPVVNLQTFDVKVLSFR